A portion of the Corynebacterium occultum genome contains these proteins:
- a CDS encoding aromatic ring-hydroxylating oxygenase subunit alpha: protein MCSPNVQLPKDGLNRPEGLDTNLDVSGMVDSDGGQIDRRIFSDQQIYQQEMRRIFARSWLFIAHESQFEKPGDFFQTYMGEDPVIATMNKQKEVRVLLNNCRHRGARVCRADLGRTKNFTCTYHGWAYDLDGKLISLPGADNYTEDFKTEDWSLIAVPRVESYKGLIFANWDENAEPLTDALGEMKWYMDAFLDRDPEGTYTVGGVTKWVLEGNWKLAAEQFATDWYHVNMSHASALMVMSPTGKGPKKDIAERTGKQYTDDHGNGAGFPVHIKNRFDAQPVHEYYDYDFLRERLSPEQVMGPMTNGHATIFPNFSYLPVNGSIRIWHPKGPDKMEVWAWTVLDRGMPEDVARAQRLYNLRTFGPSGIFEQDDGENWSEAQANAGAFMVSNTPLNYQMGIGAETQDPDFPGTTSGLYSDAAGRSLYRRWAELMSTPAWHEK, encoded by the coding sequence GTGTGTAGTCCCAACGTCCAGCTTCCCAAGGATGGTCTCAATCGGCCGGAAGGCCTTGACACCAACCTGGATGTCAGCGGCATGGTCGATTCGGACGGCGGCCAGATTGATCGGCGAATCTTCTCTGACCAGCAGATCTACCAGCAGGAGATGAGACGCATCTTCGCCCGCAGCTGGCTGTTCATCGCCCACGAATCCCAGTTCGAGAAGCCCGGTGACTTCTTCCAGACCTACATGGGTGAAGACCCGGTTATCGCCACCATGAACAAGCAGAAGGAAGTCCGCGTTCTGCTCAACAACTGCCGCCACCGTGGTGCGCGAGTCTGCCGTGCAGACCTGGGCCGCACCAAGAATTTCACCTGCACCTACCACGGGTGGGCCTATGATCTTGACGGCAAGCTGATCAGTCTTCCAGGTGCGGACAACTACACGGAGGACTTCAAGACCGAGGACTGGAGCCTGATCGCCGTCCCCCGCGTCGAATCCTACAAGGGTCTCATCTTCGCGAACTGGGATGAGAACGCTGAGCCGCTCACCGATGCCCTGGGCGAGATGAAGTGGTACATGGATGCCTTCCTCGACCGCGATCCCGAAGGCACCTACACCGTCGGCGGTGTCACCAAGTGGGTGCTGGAGGGAAATTGGAAACTCGCCGCCGAGCAGTTCGCCACCGACTGGTACCACGTCAACATGTCCCACGCCTCCGCACTGATGGTCATGTCCCCCACCGGCAAGGGCCCGAAGAAGGATATCGCGGAGCGCACCGGTAAGCAGTACACCGATGATCATGGCAATGGTGCCGGCTTCCCGGTTCACATCAAGAACCGTTTCGATGCTCAGCCGGTCCATGAGTACTACGACTATGACTTCCTGCGTGAACGACTCTCCCCGGAGCAGGTCATGGGCCCCATGACCAACGGACACGCCACCATCTTCCCCAACTTCTCCTACCTCCCGGTCAACGGCTCCATCCGAATCTGGCACCCCAAGGGCCCAGACAAGATGGAGGTCTGGGCCTGGACTGTCCTGGATCGCGGTATGCCCGAGGACGTCGCCCGCGCCCAGCGTCTCTACAACCTCCGCACCTTCGGCCCCTCCGGCATCTTCGAGCAGGATGACGGCGAGAACTGGTCCGAGGCGCAGGCAAACGCCGGTGCCTTCATGGTGTCCAACACCCCGTTGAACTACCAGATGGGCATCGGCGCCGAAACCCAGGATCCGGACTTCCCCGGCACCACCTCCGGTCTCTACTCCGATGCCGCCGGACGCAGCCTCTACCGCCGTTGGGCGGAACTGATGAGCACCCCGGCCTGGCACGAAAAGTAA